In the genome of Myxococcus stipitatus, one region contains:
- a CDS encoding tetratricopeptide repeat protein — translation MPEQAKTEIDKELADLRREVVEARNLVIKSDNLLKNLHAEVKAVGKRHEDFQRRQWVSSAAAYVLFAVIVVGAAIMVTSARSSSATSERERLEKMAADLTAQMEKQRAETSAHQTAQRGAAEVYKMMTSLPGDERLKGIDALMKLDTSRLSSLERQALNDRASALRRESGDAAFARGKIAYTRNEMSQVVSEMERFLAMNPPQDQALDASFYLGIAYNQLRKHDKAVPLLARFVEGDRRAKTRDYAMLLLAQSYQEVGQNEKALETARDAAGAYLNSQYQSQFRGRIASVKRAMSGGTDAAGPGAAAAAPAAPAPVAAPPQAASPAGQ, via the coding sequence ATGCCAGAGCAGGCGAAGACCGAGATTGATAAGGAATTGGCGGATCTCCGCCGTGAAGTCGTCGAGGCCCGCAACCTCGTCATCAAGAGTGACAACCTGCTGAAGAACCTCCATGCGGAGGTGAAGGCGGTAGGCAAGCGACACGAGGACTTCCAGCGGCGCCAGTGGGTGTCCTCCGCGGCGGCCTACGTGCTGTTCGCGGTCATCGTCGTGGGCGCGGCCATCATGGTCACCAGCGCCCGCAGCTCCAGCGCCACCAGCGAGCGGGAGCGGCTGGAGAAGATGGCCGCGGACCTGACGGCGCAGATGGAGAAGCAGCGGGCGGAGACCTCCGCGCACCAGACGGCCCAGCGTGGCGCGGCCGAGGTCTACAAGATGATGACCTCGCTGCCCGGCGACGAGCGGCTCAAGGGCATCGACGCGCTGATGAAGCTGGACACGTCCCGGCTGAGCTCGCTGGAGCGCCAGGCGCTCAATGACCGGGCCTCGGCGCTGCGCCGGGAGTCGGGTGACGCGGCCTTCGCGCGCGGCAAGATTGCCTACACGCGCAACGAGATGTCCCAGGTCGTCTCGGAGATGGAGCGTTTCCTGGCCATGAACCCGCCGCAGGACCAGGCGCTGGATGCCTCGTTCTACCTGGGCATCGCGTACAACCAGCTGCGCAAGCACGACAAGGCCGTGCCCCTGCTGGCCCGCTTCGTGGAAGGCGACCGCCGCGCCAAGACGCGGGACTACGCCATGCTGCTGCTGGCCCAGTCGTACCAGGAGGTGGGGCAGAACGAGAAGGCGCTGGAGACGGCGCGTGACGCCGCGGGCGCTTACCTCAACAGCCAGTACCAGTCGCAGTTCCGCGGCCGCATCGCCAGCGTGAAGCGGGCGATGAGCGGCGGGACGGACGCCGCGGGCCCGGGAGCTGCGGCCGCTGCTCCGGCGGCTCCGGCTCCGGTCGCGGCCCCCCCGCAGGCGGCCAGCCCCGCTGGTCAGTAG